One genomic window of Synergistaceae bacterium includes the following:
- a CDS encoding sortase, protein MREKKGLKKLNFLQVAGILLVILSISYFAYSSIRVEDRKNEIERDKVTFIKNAKLDVLQDNKKVNISNTNKQENKVLVENLNDKTQHREVDGDDEIIISNAIGYIEINKLGVTLPIFSGTSKKELREGVGIVESTDYPTDEKNILSVIAGHRGGYNGEQSFLNIHKLEQGDQINITTGV, encoded by the coding sequence TTTACAAGTAGCGGGTATTCTGCTTGTTATTCTCTCTATAAGTTATTTTGCTTATTCTAGTATAAGAGTAGAAGATAGAAAAAATGAAATTGAAAGAGATAAAGTTACTTTTATCAAAAATGCAAAGTTAGATGTTCTCCAAGACAACAAAAAAGTTAATATTTCTAATACTAATAAGCAAGAGAACAAAGTTTTAGTGGAGAATCTAAATGACAAAACACAGCATAGAGAAGTTGATGGAGATGATGAAATCATCATCTCCAATGCTATAGGCTACATTGAAATAAATAAGTTAGGTGTTACACTGCCAATATTTTCAGGAACAAGTAAAAAAGAACTAAGGGAAGGTGTTGGTATAGTAGAAAGTACTGATTATCCAACAGATGAAAAAAATATACTAAGTGTAATAGCTGGTCATAGAGGTGGATATAATGGGGAACAATCATTTTTGAATATCCATAAACTTGAACAAGGGGATCAAATAAATATTACGACAGGGGTATGA